One Lycium barbarum isolate Lr01 chromosome 5, ASM1917538v2, whole genome shotgun sequence genomic window carries:
- the LOC132642801 gene encoding protein PLANT CADMIUM RESISTANCE 9-like: MKTEGQWTTNLFDCWDDGSLCVKTCFCPCVTTGEVVEILDQGTTSKGHACLLAYAMGSIHCGWIYGRRYRRKLREIFKLPETPYSDTLISCCCCVCGICQEYRELKNRGANPSLGWEGNVEKWKREGVTEPPIPTSSMSR; encoded by the exons atgaaaacAGAAGGCCAGTGGACAACAAATCTCTTCGACTGCTGGGATGATGGATCTCTTT GTGTGAAGACTTGCTTTTGTCCATGTGTTACCACGGGAGAGGTCGTTGAGATACTTGATCAAGGCACTACAT CTAAAGGACATGCTTGTCTTCTGGCTTATGCTATGGGTAGCATTCACTGTGGATGGATTTATGGAAGAAGATATAGAAGAAAATTGCGAGAAATATTTAAATTACCAGAGACGCCATACTCGGACACTTTGATTAGTTGCTGCTGTTGTGTTTGTGGTATTTGTCAAGAATACAGGGAACTCAAAAACCGCGGCGCCAATCCATCCCTtg GATGGGAAGGCAATGTTGAGAAATGGAAACGAGAAGGGGTAACTGAGCCACCCATTCCTACATCTTCCATGAGTCGTTAA
- the LOC132641807 gene encoding putative late blight resistance protein homolog R1A-3 produces MTEVAVNYLVEKLLELGRENVELIAGVQDDVNDLVNDLQILKAFLKDASKINRDTAQGWKQSLKQIRNVVYKAEDCVDKFLVEAKQHQDVHPAAKWIDVPYWYKVKNVAKEIQSIRVKVKDLQVKYKHLLEATQLNSLSRTTPRTRELTLCDEDDVVGFEDEANTVIDRLIGGSKNLEAVPIVGMPGLGKSTLARKVSKDSRITFEFFSCIWVNVSRSYKKTEVLLSILKNFTKQLDNKSDEQIIEDIRTFLGKGGRCLIILDDVWHREVMDFIGKIFTKSDKGHRIMMTSREDTVASAFNEDIHKLNFLSHDNSWLLLKKKVFRKESCSSDLEDPGYKIATKCSGLPLAIVVIAGALLACKTKREWEHVNKNIGDHLINPNSDDSCLEFVKMSYDLLSYDAKACFLYCATFPRGFDIPAWKLIRLWIGEGFIPYDKNLTVEEKAEDYLNDLTKRNLVMVMNWTADGQIKTCRIHDMLYEFCKREASEEDLYHEITPAPGQSSIMMQDSDFCRRLCINSSILENFLSSFSKKPPMELVRSFLCFTLEQTGKSDDHLKTIHKVFPLIKVLDLEAVKFTFSKDFYRLLHLRYISFSGDFKALPEPFGRFWNLETLIINTTTPESTFEIKANIWSMLRLRHLHTNAPAKLPLPGPLTDKECCIQTLSTIAPQSCTKKIFSRARALRKLGIRGNVAALLTSSAGGLSDLAELKRLENLKLINDGQYYGKIIILPKLVFIFPKTLRKLTFSGTSLDWSEMSKLGQLESLEVLKLKEFAFKGEFWETDIGGFTSLLVLWIKRTDLKTWRASNRSFPCLKRLFLISCENLEEIPEGLADIPDLQEMKLDSTHKAAVKAARQIEKKKKEKKKQEELKHYAEENKPEHPFNFSFGFKLTVFPPDNDADPQPQPTH; encoded by the exons atgacTGAAGTAGCAGTGAATTACTTGGTAGAGAAGTTGTTAGAGTTAGGCCGCGAAAACGTTGAGTTGATAGCTGGGGTACAAGACGATGTGAATGATCTTGTGAATGATCTTCAAATTCTCAAGGCATTTCTTAAAGACGCTTCGAAGATAAATAGAGATACTGCTCAAGGTTGGAAGCAATCATTGAAACAGATCAGAAATGTGGTTTACAAAGCGGAAGACTGTGTTGACAAATTTTTGGTTGAGGCCAAGCAACACCAAGATGTTCATCCAGCTGCAAAATGGATTGATGTTCCATATTGGTACAAAGTTAAAAATGTTGCTAAAGAGATTCAGTCCATCAGAGTGAAAGTGAAGGATCTTCAAGTTAAATATAAACATCTTTTGGAGGCCACTCAATTGAACAGTCTATCTAGGACAACTCCGCGGACCAGAGAG CTAACTCTGTGTGATGAAGACGATGTTGTTGGCTTTGAGGATGAGGCAAACACTGTGATTGATAGGCTAATTGGAGGATCAAAGAATCTAGAGGCAGTTCCAATAGTTGGTATGCCCGGTCTAGGGAAATCAACACTCGCAAGAAAGGTTTCTAAGGATTCAAGAATTACATTTGAATTTTTCAGTTGCATTTGGGTTAACGTCTCTCGGTCATATAAGAAAACGGAAGTTTTGCTCAGTATTCTTAAAAATTTCACGAAACAGCTTGACAATAAGAGCGACGAGCAAATAATTGAAGATATTCGCACTTTTTTGGGGAAAGGAGGGAGGTGTTTGATCATCTTGGATGATGTGTGGCACAGGGAAGTGATGGATTTTATCGGGAAGATTTTTACCAAGAGCGATAAAGGTCATCGAATCATGATGACTAGTCGTGAAGATACAGTAGCAAGTGCTTTCAATGAAGATATTCATAAGTTAAACTTCTTAAGTCACGATAATAGTTGGCTTTTGCTTAAAAAGAAGGTTTTTAGGAAAGAAAGTTGCTCCAGTGATCTTGAAGATCCAGGATACAAAATAGCTACAAAATGTAGTGGACTACCACTTGCTATCGTGGTCATTGCGGGAGCTTTGCTAGCTTGTAAGACAAAAAGGGAATGGGAACATGTAAATAAGAACATAGGAGATCACCTTATAAATCCAAATAGTGATGATAGCTGCTTGGAATTTGTAAAAATGAGTTATGATCTGTTGTCTTATGATGCTAAAGCGTGCTTCTTATACTGTGCTACATTTCCTCGAGGCTTTGATATTCCCGCGTGGAAATTGATCCGCTTGTGGATTGGTGAAGGGTTCATCCCTTATGACAAGAATTTAACTGTTGAGGAGAAAGCAGAAGATTACTTAAATGATCTGACTAAGAGGAACTTAGTGATGGTAATGAACTGGACTGCGGATGGTCAAATCAAAACATGTCGTATTCACGATATGTTATATGAGTTTTGCAAAAGAGAGGCAAGTGAGGAAGATCTTTACCATGAAATTACACCAGCACCTGGTCAGTCTTCTATAATGATGCAAGATTCTGACTTTTGTCGTCGCCTTTGCATCAATTCTTCTATCTTGGAAAACTTCCTGTCCTCATTTTCAAAGAAACCACCTATGGAACTTGTCAGATCTTTCTTATGTTTCACCTTAGAACAAACGGGAAAGTCCGATGATCACTTGAAAACAATCCACAAGGTCTTTCCCCTAATCAAAGTCCTTGACCTTGAAGCTGTAAAATTTACCTTCAGCAAGGATTTTTACCGACTACTGCATCTGAGGTATATTTCTTTCTCAGGGGATTTCAAGGCCCTTCCAGAACCCTTCGGTAGGTTCTGGAATCTAGAAACTCTTATCATTAATACAACTACTCCAGAAAGTACTTTTGAAATCAAAGCAAATATATGGAGTATGTTACGGTTGAGGCATCTACATACTAATGCCCCTGCTAAATTGCCTCTCCCTGGTCCTCTAACGGACAAGGAATGCTGCATACAAACACTGTCCACGATCGCTCCACAAAGCTGcacaaagaaaatattttcaagggCACGTGCTCTCAGAAAATTAGGCATTCGGGGCAATGTAGCTGCTCTTCTCACTTCCAGTGCTGGTGGATTGAGCGATCTTGCTGAGTTGAAGCGATTGGAGAACTTGAAGCTTATAAACGATGGTCAGTACTACGGTAAAATCATAATCCTTCCAAAGCTGGTATTCATATTTCCCAAGACCCTGAGGAAGCTGACCTTTTCCGGTACCAGCCTGGATTGGAGCGAAATGAGTAAATTAGGGCAACTCGAGTCCCTTGAAGTGCTGAAGTTGAAAGAATTCGCATTCAAGGGAGAGTTTTGGGAGACGGATATTGGTGGTTTCACTAGTCTCTTAGTCTTGTGGATTAAGCGGACAGACTTGAAGACTTGGAGGGCTTCAAATCGCAGCTTTCCCTGCCTCAAGCGACTTTTCCTTATATCATGTGAGAACCTAGAAGAAATCCCGGAAGGTCTGGCGGATATACCTGATCTTCAAGAGATGAAACTGGATAGCACTCACAAAGCAGCGGTGAAAGCGGCGCGACAAattgagaagaagaagaaagagaagaaaaaacaggaagagttgaaacactatGCAGAGGAGAACAAACCAGAACACCCATTCAACTTTAGCTTTGGGTTCAAGCTCACAGTATTTCCTCCTGATAATGATGCTGATCCTCAACCTCAACCAACACACTGA